A stretch of Aerococcus christensenii DNA encodes these proteins:
- a CDS encoding ornithine cyclodeaminase family protein, with translation MRILNRENIQQVLSMKETIEADKEALKIYSDKQSDIPLRANLDIPEYDGQSLYMYGYVAPAKASGVKIVSVYPHNIERGLTSVPATMVTLNSETGEVNCLMDGTYLTQLRTGAVAGAATDELARKDASIFALFGTGGQAETQLEAVLNVRPIKEVKVFDLSKERRENFANKMQKKFGNIFEVNIRAVNSSDEAVKDADIITTVTTAKEAVFDGTLVKPGAHINGVGSYTPEMAEIPESLIIKADKIYVDTWDGAVKESGDLIQPLEKGILQENQITGEIGDQIAGRIKGRESEEEITFFETTGSAVLDLVVAQKIYEAAAEKGIGQIISL, from the coding sequence ATTCGAATCTTAAATAGAGAAAATATTCAACAAGTCTTATCTATGAAGGAAACCATTGAAGCTGATAAAGAAGCTCTAAAAATCTATTCTGATAAACAAAGTGATATTCCTCTTCGCGCTAATTTAGATATTCCAGAATACGATGGTCAAAGTCTTTATATGTATGGCTACGTTGCACCTGCTAAAGCCTCTGGTGTAAAAATCGTTTCTGTCTATCCTCATAATATCGAACGCGGATTAACGAGCGTTCCAGCAACTATGGTTACCTTAAATAGCGAAACAGGCGAAGTCAACTGCCTGATGGATGGAACCTACCTCACTCAATTAAGAACAGGAGCCGTTGCTGGCGCAGCTACAGATGAACTCGCAAGAAAAGACGCTTCTATATTTGCCTTATTTGGAACAGGTGGGCAAGCCGAAACTCAATTAGAAGCTGTTTTAAATGTTCGTCCGATCAAAGAAGTTAAAGTTTTTGATCTCTCAAAAGAACGAAGAGAAAATTTCGCCAATAAAATGCAAAAGAAATTCGGGAACATTTTTGAAGTGAATATTCGAGCAGTCAATTCTTCAGATGAAGCTGTCAAAGACGCTGACATTATCACTACGGTCACTACTGCTAAAGAAGCCGTTTTTGATGGAACGCTCGTCAAACCAGGTGCTCATATCAACGGCGTTGGTTCCTATACGCCAGAAATGGCAGAAATTCCAGAATCACTCATTATAAAAGCAGACAAAATTTATGTAGACACTTGGGATGGGGCTGTTAAAGAATCTGGAGACCTTATTCAGCCTCTTGAAAAGGGAATTTTACAAGAAAACCAAATCACAGGAGAGATTGGCGATCAAATTGCTGGTCGAATTAAAGGACGGGAATCTGAAGAAGAAATTACCTTTTTCGAAACCACTGGAAGTGCTGTTTTAGACTTAGTCGTTGCTCAAAAAATTTATGAAGCCGCTGCGGAAAAAGGAATCGGGCAAATAATTTCTTTGTAA
- a CDS encoding sulfite exporter TauE/SafE family protein produces MLVNTILFLIVIVNGWFAVTFIKDLIKHKTEVMKEPGNPIIMAIVTFLMFLLSTFGISDFAIGSSLYPKAKWVSDKKLPGTLNTECVIPVAVMALSYISSIKVGLLTLATAIICQIIGAYVSPKYVTKLPAKVIKEFVAAGLIIAAALILAGKFGVYPTGGEATALTGGKLILFAVLCVLYGALNNIGIGSYALTMATVYALGLNPGVAFPIMMGACTFSVPIGSMQFIKLDAYSRKITLFTSTFGVIGVLVAAFVVKSLNTSTLQWIVVIVILYSAITMLKSALQMKKEN; encoded by the coding sequence ATGCTTGTTAACACTATTTTATTTTTAATTGTCATTGTTAACGGATGGTTTGCAGTAACTTTTATCAAAGATCTAATCAAACACAAAACAGAAGTTATGAAAGAACCCGGTAACCCTATCATAATGGCTATCGTTACTTTCTTGATGTTCTTATTATCTACATTCGGAATTTCCGATTTTGCAATTGGCTCTTCCTTATATCCTAAAGCCAAATGGGTCAGCGATAAAAAATTACCAGGGACTTTAAATACAGAATGCGTCATTCCAGTAGCTGTGATGGCTTTATCCTACATCTCATCTATCAAAGTAGGTTTGCTCACTCTAGCTACTGCTATTATCTGCCAAATTATAGGAGCCTATGTCAGCCCTAAATACGTTACAAAACTCCCTGCTAAAGTTATCAAAGAATTCGTCGCTGCTGGATTAATTATTGCAGCTGCTCTAATTTTAGCCGGAAAATTTGGTGTTTATCCTACAGGAGGAGAGGCCACTGCTCTAACGGGTGGTAAATTAATCTTGTTTGCTGTTCTATGTGTACTTTATGGTGCTTTAAATAATATCGGTATTGGGTCTTATGCCTTAACAATGGCAACCGTCTATGCTTTAGGTTTAAACCCAGGAGTAGCTTTTCCAATTATGATGGGGGCTTGCACCTTCTCAGTTCCTATTGGATCCATGCAGTTTATTAAACTCGATGCTTATAGTCGAAAAATTACCTTATTCACTTCTACTTTTGGTGTTATAGGCGTATTAGTTGCAGCTTTTGTCGTAAAAAGCTTAAATACTTCCACTTTGCAATGGATCGTTGTGATTGTTATTCTATATTCCGCAATTACCATGCTAAAAAGTGCTTTACAAATGAAAAAGGAGAATTAA
- a CDS encoding TIM-barrel domain-containing protein has translation MLDYTNRKTRKYISHLLYENYMKKNIYMFWADQAEPEMDNYVHRNYEICYGNFEKYANKYPYYYLKTFYELYKKSDLSFPILIRSAWFGSQKLGALAWSGDIDSSFDSLKRQIQIAISMGISGIPWCTSDIGGFHSGDSTTDKFKELLVRWFQYAVFSPILRMHGDRQPHKERLSNFGGGLKTSGSDNEIWSFGEKVEKILTKYTFLRKQLNEYIVDAYEETRLTGVPIIRSLFIDFPEDKEAWEETYQYMFGSDLLIAPITEYKLKEKIVYLPKGNKWVNLFTKEVFGGGKKIKINENIENIPVFYKEGSKYSKIFETINE, from the coding sequence GTGTTGGATTATACTAATCGGAAGACCAGAAAATATATTTCGCATTTATTATATGAAAATTATATGAAGAAAAATATTTATATGTTCTGGGCGGATCAAGCTGAACCTGAAATGGATAATTATGTTCATAGGAATTATGAAATATGCTATGGGAATTTTGAAAAATATGCAAATAAATATCCGTATTATTATTTAAAAACTTTTTATGAATTATATAAAAAAAGTGATTTATCATTTCCTATATTAATACGCTCAGCATGGTTTGGATCACAAAAACTTGGTGCTTTAGCATGGTCCGGCGATATTGATTCTAGTTTCGATTCGTTAAAAAGACAAATTCAAATTGCAATAAGTATGGGGATCAGCGGTATTCCTTGGTGTACTAGTGACATTGGCGGGTTTCATAGCGGAGATAGTACGACAGATAAATTTAAAGAATTGCTCGTAAGATGGTTTCAATATGCAGTTTTTTCTCCTATTTTGAGAATGCATGGAGATAGACAGCCTCATAAAGAACGATTATCCAATTTTGGTGGAGGATTGAAAACAAGTGGATCTGATAATGAAATATGGTCGTTTGGAGAAAAAGTAGAAAAAATATTAACTAAGTATACTTTTCTTAGAAAACAGTTAAATGAATACATAGTAGATGCATATGAAGAGACTAGACTTACAGGTGTACCTATAATAAGAAGTTTATTCATTGATTTTCCAGAAGATAAGGAAGCTTGGGAAGAAACCTATCAGTATATGTTTGGATCTGATTTATTGATTGCACCTATCACTGAATATAAATTAAAAGAAAAAATAGTTTATTTACCTAAAGGAAATAAATGGGTAAATTTATTCACTAAAGAAGTTTTTGGCGGAGGTAAGAAAATAAAAATTAATGAAAATATTGAAAATATACCTGTTTTTTATAAAGAAGGATCTAAATATAGTAAAATTTTTGAAACAATAAATGAGTAG
- a CDS encoding ABC transporter permease, which yields MNTFKLFFKLVKANWVSHLFLPAVIYLAMTLPFAFMPQETNFQARSVQIGIVNKDGDDPISQDVIHRLSTHHHLRSVEEGEKAQVEAFYMGKAQVMLMIPSGFGKALKDGRVQDAPLEITSKDYPQEERLVKEELATYLNTWQLLSLAQTRVSDQELELDKQFKDLDQALEDHVEILYENSGDSEMQLGVGERALPILSYVFVISFIYVMGTTFYVMRQSEIQKRERLGHVKPWKRVLETYLAGACLGVGYWIFFMVTLNSLFGGVLGKTVIMWGIVGASFINMLSILAFSYFVAMLANSPGAVNFSSTLLGLLIAFGSGIFVPLEVVSPFLRSLVSLVSPIWNIRLTKLLFNLETWTIGQRQEALSYVGIQVLLGVTYLTLSLLIMKYRLKAQKE from the coding sequence ATGAACACCTTTAAGCTCTTTTTCAAATTAGTCAAGGCAAATTGGGTTAGTCATCTTTTTCTACCAGCTGTTATTTATTTAGCGATGACGTTACCTTTTGCCTTCATGCCACAAGAAACAAATTTTCAAGCCAGATCCGTACAGATAGGAATCGTGAACAAGGATGGGGATGATCCGATCAGTCAAGATGTGATCCATCGTTTGTCCACTCATCACCACTTACGATCAGTAGAAGAAGGAGAAAAAGCCCAGGTAGAAGCTTTCTATATGGGCAAAGCGCAGGTCATGTTGATGATTCCCTCAGGCTTTGGTAAAGCTTTGAAGGATGGAAGGGTTCAAGATGCCCCTCTTGAAATTACCAGCAAAGATTATCCGCAAGAAGAACGTTTGGTGAAAGAAGAATTAGCGACTTACTTGAATACCTGGCAACTTTTATCTTTAGCGCAAACGAGGGTTTCCGATCAAGAACTAGAGCTTGATAAACAGTTCAAAGATTTAGATCAGGCATTAGAGGATCATGTAGAGATCCTTTACGAAAATTCTGGAGATTCCGAAATGCAGTTAGGGGTAGGAGAGAGAGCCTTACCTATATTGAGCTATGTTTTTGTGATTAGTTTTATTTATGTAATGGGGACTACCTTTTATGTTATGAGACAAAGTGAAATTCAGAAGCGCGAGCGCTTAGGACATGTTAAGCCTTGGAAGCGGGTTTTAGAAACCTATCTTGCGGGGGCTTGTTTAGGCGTGGGATATTGGATATTTTTCATGGTGACTTTGAATAGTTTGTTTGGAGGTGTCTTAGGTAAAACAGTGATCATGTGGGGGATTGTAGGAGCAAGTTTCATTAACATGCTCAGTATTTTAGCTTTCTCTTATTTTGTGGCAATGTTAGCCAATAGCCCAGGCGCTGTTAATTTTTCTTCCACTCTTTTAGGACTTTTGATTGCTTTTGGAAGTGGGATCTTTGTCCCCTTAGAAGTGGTATCTCCTTTCCTTCGGAGTTTGGTTTCACTGGTAAGTCCTATTTGGAATATTCGTTTGACGAAACTTCTTTTTAATTTAGAGACGTGGACAATTGGTCAAAGACAAGAAGCACTTTCCTATGTAGGAATTCAAGTTTTATTAGGAGTAACTTATTTGACTTTGAGTTTATTAATTATGAAGTATCGATTGAAGGCGCAAAAAGAATAG
- a CDS encoding DUF2871 domain-containing protein: MKVKKVTLLAIASLVWLIAGLNILKIGVSAYQGHWMLINGLLSMLVFALFQWRVFGPLVVKHTQRILKSREDKLAFWKFFDGPSFLIMFFMMGMGISIRHFALLPEGVIAWFYTGLGASLALAGVGFARQFFHHRPSVTWAESLVNMALLYFLLAMSAGVVYRELTKAMAFTGRTSLGYVHGHWLILGTGVCLALLSLDQRMKLSDHPLFKRFFLLYHGSLLVMGGMMMVRGILTVLGTPLTSGMNGAISGIAGLSHIGLLVAGLLFFKLLKVQLQEGSSCC; the protein is encoded by the coding sequence ATGAAAGTAAAAAAAGTAACTTTATTAGCAATCGCAAGTCTTGTCTGGCTCATTGCAGGATTAAATATTTTAAAAATAGGGGTGAGCGCTTATCAGGGACATTGGATGCTGATTAATGGCTTATTAAGTATGCTGGTCTTTGCTTTATTTCAGTGGAGAGTCTTTGGCCCTTTGGTTGTTAAGCACACGCAACGGATCTTAAAGTCGAGAGAGGATAAGCTCGCTTTTTGGAAGTTTTTTGATGGGCCTTCTTTTTTGATTATGTTTTTTATGATGGGGATGGGAATCAGTATTCGTCACTTTGCTTTACTTCCTGAAGGTGTGATTGCGTGGTTCTATACGGGATTAGGAGCATCTTTGGCTTTAGCAGGTGTAGGGTTTGCTCGGCAATTCTTTCATCATAGACCCTCTGTGACTTGGGCGGAAAGTTTAGTGAATATGGCCCTCCTATATTTTCTTTTAGCTATGAGTGCAGGTGTGGTTTATCGTGAATTGACCAAAGCTATGGCCTTTACAGGAAGAACCTCTTTGGGCTATGTACATGGGCACTGGTTGATTTTGGGGACGGGAGTTTGTTTAGCTCTCTTGAGTTTAGATCAACGCATGAAGTTGAGCGATCATCCTTTATTTAAACGCTTCTTTCTCTTATATCATGGTTCCTTATTAGTGATGGGAGGAATGATGATGGTCAGAGGAATTCTGACGGTTCTAGGTACTCCGCTGACTTCAGGAATGAATGGCGCTATTTCTGGTATTGCGGGTTTGAGTCACATTGGCTTATTGGTAGCTGGCCTTCTCTTCTTTAAATTGTTGAAGGTTCAACTTCAAGAAGGCAGCTCTTGTTGTTAG
- a CDS encoding TrmB family transcriptional regulator, with the protein MSLIHLLEQFNFTESEAKVYIAFLENGPTTGYEISKLSGVARSKIYNIIESLIQKGALIYSQSDRSKIYKAESIDTLSTVIQQKTNSNLAKLKQEAASLTPQKEDNQIWKLSDWEVVETRAINMIQSATDQVMIQIWADELDDTLEKALLEKESHLEKFVVIFYDLKKKYKTKLHRIYCHGFEKEKLKDMNGRWILITVDRNQMLYVSLNSEGMTQAIYTEEAQMALFAREYILHDAYCLRILEHLQTSAVKEFGEAMEKVRDIYKINE; encoded by the coding sequence ATGTCACTTATTCATTTACTTGAACAATTTAATTTTACAGAATCAGAAGCAAAAGTTTATATAGCCTTTTTAGAAAACGGACCCACTACTGGGTATGAAATCAGTAAACTTTCTGGTGTCGCTCGTTCGAAAATCTACAACATTATCGAAAGTCTTATCCAAAAAGGAGCTTTAATTTATTCACAATCGGATCGATCCAAAATTTACAAAGCCGAATCTATCGATACTTTATCAACCGTTATTCAGCAAAAAACTAATTCCAATTTAGCAAAACTCAAACAAGAAGCCGCATCTCTTACCCCACAAAAGGAAGATAATCAAATTTGGAAATTAAGTGACTGGGAAGTTGTGGAAACTCGAGCAATAAATATGATTCAATCAGCTACAGACCAAGTGATGATTCAAATATGGGCAGACGAATTAGATGATACTTTAGAAAAAGCCCTTTTAGAAAAAGAATCCCACTTAGAGAAATTTGTTGTTATTTTCTATGATCTAAAGAAAAAATACAAAACAAAACTTCATCGAATCTATTGTCATGGTTTTGAAAAAGAAAAACTCAAAGATATGAATGGTCGATGGATCTTAATTACTGTAGATAGGAATCAAATGCTTTATGTTAGCTTAAATTCTGAAGGAATGACTCAAGCTATTTATACTGAAGAAGCTCAAATGGCTCTCTTTGCAAGAGAATATATTCTTCATGATGCCTATTGCTTAAGAATCTTAGAGCATTTGCAAACAAGTGCTGTGAAAGAATTCGGCGAGGCTATGGAAAAAGTAAGAGATATATATAAAATTAACGAATAG
- a CDS encoding TIM-barrel domain-containing protein, whose translation MLWQSKLRYRTTTEVEEVAKKYFLKQIPLSVIVIDYYHWVYDGDFNFDMDYWKEIDKVAARLNKKDIQFMVSVWPTVHKNSNNYKYFKDNQLLIKSYFDKENLVFNG comes from the coding sequence ATTTTATGGCAAAGCAAGTTAAGGTATCGAACAACCACAGAAGTAGAAGAAGTAGCTAAAAAATATTTTCTTAAACAAATTCCATTATCAGTAATAGTAATTGATTATTATCATTGGGTGTACGATGGAGATTTTAATTTTGATATGGATTATTGGAAAGAAATTGATAAAGTAGCTGCTAGATTAAATAAGAAGGATATCCAATTTATGGTATCTGTGTGGCCGACTGTTCATAAAAATAGTAATAATTATAAGTATTTTAAGGATAATCAGTTACTTATTAAAAGTTATTTTGATAAAGAAAATTTAGTTTTTAATGGTTGA
- a CDS encoding TetR/AcrR family transcriptional regulator, with the protein MNPKVSSKEEILATCREIVSTEGLNQLTVRRVADEAGIALGSIYNYFGSKEELILETIGSIWRIILKDCLQIRPEQTLCDYLWDLYQVIQAGEKQFPGFLMGHGQLLKGAGKKTGQERMQGVFKQFEKNMTACLLQDSQIRSDLWDEELNVEKFTQMIFPLFMDSLTKGSPSFEDLKILVNHYLYR; encoded by the coding sequence ATGAATCCAAAAGTATCGAGTAAAGAAGAAATTTTAGCAACCTGTCGGGAGATTGTATCCACTGAAGGTCTGAACCAATTAACTGTTCGGCGCGTAGCGGATGAGGCAGGGATAGCTTTGGGATCTATTTATAATTATTTTGGTTCAAAAGAAGAATTAATTCTGGAAACGATTGGCTCAATTTGGCGGATAATTTTGAAGGATTGTTTGCAGATTCGCCCAGAGCAAACCTTGTGTGATTATTTATGGGATCTCTATCAGGTCATTCAAGCAGGAGAAAAACAGTTTCCAGGTTTTTTGATGGGGCATGGCCAGCTCTTAAAAGGAGCGGGCAAGAAAACTGGTCAAGAGCGGATGCAAGGGGTATTCAAGCAATTTGAGAAAAATATGACGGCTTGTCTTTTGCAGGATTCTCAGATTCGTTCTGATTTGTGGGATGAAGAGCTAAATGTAGAGAAATTTACACAAATGATTTTTCCATTGTTCATGGATAGCTTAACGAAGGGCAGTCCAAGTTTCGAAGACCTTAAAATTTTAGTGAATCATTATCTGTATAGATAG